In Piliocolobus tephrosceles isolate RC106 chromosome 12, ASM277652v3, whole genome shotgun sequence, one DNA window encodes the following:
- the ZCCHC13 gene encoding LOW QUALITY PROTEIN: zinc finger CCHC domain-containing protein 13 (The sequence of the model RefSeq protein was modified relative to this genomic sequence to represent the inferred CDS: deleted 1 base in 1 codon), whose amino-acid sequence MSSKDFFACGRSGHWTRGCPRGGAGGQGGGGHGRSSRCSSTTLSYTCYRCGEFGHHAKNCVLLGNICYNCGRSGHIAKDCKEPKRERDRHCYTCGRLGHLACDCDRQKEQKCYSWGKLGHIQKDCAQVKCYRCGETGHVAINCSKASQFNCYRCGESGHLARECPSEATA is encoded by the exons ATGAGCAGTAAGGATTTCTTCGCGTGTGGGCGCTCTGGCCATTGGACTCGGGGATGCCCTAGAGGAGGAGCTGGAGGGCAAGGAGGTGGAGGCCATGGCAGAAGTTCTCGATGCAGTTCCACCACCCTATCTTACACCTGTTACCGCTGCGGTGAATTCGGTCATCATGCTAAGAACTGTGTCCTTCTCGGAAACATCTGCTACAACTGTGGGAGAAGCGGCCACATCGCCAAAGACTGTAAGGAACCTAAACGAGAGAGAGACCGACACTGTTACACCTGTGGCAGACTAGGACATCTGGCTTGTGATTGTGATCGTCAGAAAGAGCAGAAATGCTACTCTTGG GGCAAACTTGGGCACATTCAGAAAGACTGCGCCCAGGTCAAGTGCTATCGATGCGGCGAAACTGGTCATGTGGCCATCAATTGTAGCAAGGCGAGCCAGTTCAACTGCTACCGCTGTGGCGAATCCGGACATCTAGCCAGGGAATGTCCCAGTGAGGCTACCGCTTAA